From Populus alba chromosome 16, ASM523922v2, whole genome shotgun sequence:
TGTTTGTCTTCATAAACTGCAAATAAACGGCAAATTAAATGTATTGCTACTTTAAGAGTTCGAGCTTTAttgagcaattaaaaaaattaatgtttttaattaatcctaCGAGTAAGTGGAGTTGTGGAAGGACCCCCAGAGGATCATCCATTTCCAATTAAAACATCTACAGGATAAGTTATAGTTAAGAGGGTTAAGTGTTAATCATCTTGTTGTCTGGCCTTcaagtttgaaaaacaaaaatattaaatcaggtaattataagaaatttgaCTGAATAATCAACTATAAgtgttttattcattaaaaaatatacgtGTTTACATATTGTATGAATatctttcttcaaaataataatcGTTGATATGAACTGAAAACTGGACAActgaagagataaatatatatattttatatttaagaattaataaatgATTGTAACCATTGATCTCCATCAATAAATGACACGTTGAGGAAAGGAGAAGCTTGTGTATCATTAAGTTTTTGAACATAAGGTGCCCTCATAGTCATATTGGCTCCAGCACCAAAACAATTGTATTCTCCATAGAAAACAGTCCTGCAAAATATGTTATGATATGTATTAATTACCAATTATCAAGtaatcaagttaattaattactttaatAATGTGAGAAATCTGAGTAAATATGGATTCTATGGTTCGTACTGGTCTCTGGTGGGATCATTGAAGTCATTCCAGCCCTCAGGCGCAACGATATCAGTCATGCTAGTGTATGAAAAGATGACAGAGGAATATGGCCTCCAAGCTCTACCTAGCCATATTCTTCCTGTACCTCCTAAGGTGCAATTTACAAAGGCAAAACCTGTGTTTTCATCCTTGGAATTTCTACCGTGTGCTGTTACTGCTCCATTTATGCCTCTTGCTCCTGGAGCTACTGGGTTAGCCATAGAAATCAACTGGCAATTCTGTAGAAAATGTCCAGTATTGAGAGCTTAGAGATTGTGTTAAATGCAGTATAATCTgatatttatgaaatatttttattcggTACCGACttaaatttgaagtttaaataATATGTCATCtcgattaaataatatttttgttctgttccaacttaaatttgaagtttaaaCAATATAtcgattaattaataaattttcatattcCCATGATAGTAATTTATAGAGGTTTaatggtaaaataataataaaaccatgCCTCCAATGGTTTGGTGCTCCCTGTCTCAAATCAGtactaattcttttattttttctatagtttttaGTTAATATATGACAGAACAATCTCTTAATACATGGGGGATGAGCTTGCCAATTCATGCCTGATACATAAGGAATTTTCCATACACAAGACTATAATAATCAAGCTGCATATTTCTTGGACTCTTTGTCAAGCGGAGTCATGTTTTGCCATGATTTCATTGCAAGACCACCCGGCCCTCTCAAAAATGTCATGTTACTTGGCCATGGAGCAAATGTCCTTTGACATGGCCTTAATTAGTACTTGGGATCATAATTAATAGAGTTCCTTGCTTGCACCCTTTATCATTCCTTGACTTTGAGCATGGTGATTAATCTCTCATAATTATAGCAGGTGGTGTAATTTTTCAACTTAGTTTCATAGCATGCATGCATAAGAAtttataatagtaattaaaatgaaGAATTAGATAGCAGGAAGGCTTGCTtcagataaaaattaagtcacCTCGTAGAGTGACCTTGCATTGCCAAAGATGAAATCAATAGAGCCTTGGATATAACAATCCTTAAAGTAATGGCGACCTCTATCATCATGAAGGGTGTCTTGTGCTCCAAAGAATCCACAGCCCAGAAAGAAAGCTTGGTCTCCAGAGATTCTAATCGCCACTGCTTGGGCTCCAACATCACCGGGGCTCGGAATCGGAGCAACATTCTAGCAcgaaaaaggaaaaatgttACTACTTGTCTTCTCACGACACGATGTGGTTTAATGCTGTTGAGCTAACATATCTTACCATGAAACTTATGTTCTTAGCAATGAAGCTGTTCGAGAAAACTTGAACAGAACCGCTATAAAATGTCCCATTAGAAGATTTTGCAGTGTCATTCCATACAATAGCAGTTGATGTATAGCCTTGTCCTTGAAATGTAATGTTCTGTTTGTACTTTAGAACGGTGACTTTCTCGCTAAAACAGGCCAACAAAATCATAGTGATAAAGTTTAGTAACTTCAAAGAGAAAAACAGGAAAGCAAACCCGTTGTTCTGCTTATAATCCACAACAACGTATTTTCTCTTGAATTCTCTTACACCATCCTTCGATCAGATCGAAAAGATGAATTTAGACTCGATGCGAGTAAGTTGGTCCCCGAATACCACATGACTATATATCAactacttaaaataaaataaaataaagaactaACTTACTAGTAAATGCCAGAATTGATCCAAATTATGGTTCGTTTCTGACTAAAATTCATGACCGAATCAACAGCTGATTGAACTGTTGTGAAATTACAGCATCCGTTTCGATCGACACAAATGGTTGAGGTTGTGTTAGTGTCTGGAGGGGGGAAGTCAGGAGGGAAATCTTCACAAATGTTGACTATTTTCCCATCACTATGGTGTTTattatggtggtggtggtgacggCGACCTTCAATGCTATATGGAACGAAAGTTGCAATAAAAGGCGATGAAAAAGTGGCCAAACCAAGTTCAATGAGCTGGTGCAACAGAGAAAGGTTTGGACTGATAAGAACAGTCGATGCCATGATTGCCAAAAGCGCAACCAGGAGAGTGAAAGAAATGTTTCTAAggctcattttttttctttattcggAAGAGGAAATGGGCGAAGAGGATtggttgataatattttttgcaATAGTTAGTACTATATAAATATGTATGCACTTGAAGTGAAAGAATTGATAACATGTCTTGCAAATCACCCTGTCTCTTGTCGATTCTTAGGACAATTTCCAAGCTATCCAAAACTTCTTGTGGATGAGGCTTGAATTATGGAACAGGAAAAGCAAGCTCCTCGGTGCCCGTTTATCTATACGGTTTGTTGcatttttcaagcaaaaaaaaacccattattttatgcctttttatttcaaatgcaGTTTTGCACGCTTACTTcatgtttgaaattgtgattaaatgtttttctttaagtatttttatttgagaaaatattaaaataatatatatatttttatttttaacatagcatatcaaaataattaaaaaatattaaaaataataataatttaaaaccaaTAATTGGACCGTATTTATCTATCAGAAGCATCAATATAGGACTAAATGAATGGCATTGGTGAAGAATTGATGgcttcatctttgaaaaataaatggatCATCAAACCTTGTCCTTGTCCTCAGAATATTTATGGAATCAcactattattaaaaataataataataaacaaaaataaaaataaacaataagttAATCTAAATGATctgaatcatttatttttttaatttaatcataaatataaatttaattttaatatataaagttAATCCTTTAATATGTACTCGAGGATATGTAAAAATTTTGCACTTAAATTTTGAAGTAAAATGggacataaatatttttatttttaatgaaaaaatagacATAAATTTTAGTTAAGCTACAAagcttattatttattatctataGGATTTaagttgagagaaaaaaaaaatggtgtgaTGGACCAAAGCATAAAGCCC
This genomic window contains:
- the LOC118037272 gene encoding probable pectinesterase 8 — translated: MSLRNISFTLLVALLAIMASTVLISPNLSLLHQLIELGLATFSSPFIATFVPYSIEGRRHHHHHNKHHSDGKIVNICEDFPPDFPPPDTNTTSTICVDRNGCCNFTTVQSAVDSVMNFSQKRTIIWINSGIYYEKVTVLKYKQNITFQGQGYTSTAIVWNDTAKSSNGTFYSGSVQVFSNSFIAKNISFMNVAPIPSPGDVGAQAVAIRISGDQAFFLGCGFFGAQDTLHDDRGRHYFKDCYIQGSIDFIFGNARSLYENCQLISMANPVAPGARGINGAVTAHGRNSKDENTGFAFVNCTLGGTGRIWLGRAWRPYSSVIFSYTSMTDIVAPEGWNDFNDPTRDQTVFYGEYNCFGAGANMTMRAPYVQKLNDTQASPFLNVSFIDGDQWLQSFINS